The nucleotide sequence CGGAGCCGTAGGCGAGCTGCTCAACAAGCTCGGCTCCAAGGTCCAGGCCGTGGCGGATAAAAGGGGCACCTCGGCCGGTCCCGGCGTAGAGGAGAAGCTCAAGGCCCTCGGCGGCCTGCTCTCCAACGAGGCGGCCTCCATCTCCAGCTAGCGAGACCGCGCAAGACCACGCGAGGCCGCCACGGAGTGCGCGGCGGAGTGCGGTCTTGCGCCGTGGCGCGGGGAAAGTAGAGCTACGGCCTAAATACCAGAGCTAAGAGTGCAGAGACGAGAAAAGGAGCGGACGTGCAGTATCAGGAGTTTGTGAATCGGGTAAACGAGCAGATACAGACCCGGGCCCCGGGCGACGCCGAGCTCGCCATCCAGGCAACGCTGTCCACCCTCGGCGAGCGCATAAGCGGCGGAGAGGCGGAGAACCTCGCGGCCCAGTTGCCCGCCGAGCTACAGACACAGCTAGAGTCCGGTAATCAGTCGGAGGAGGCCGAGCCCTTCTCACTGGACGAGTTCTACCTGAGGGTCGCCGAGCGGGAAGGGGTCTCCTCGCCGGACGCGGCCGTGGAGCACGCTAGCACGGTGATGGAGCAGCTCACGCGGGCGGTGACCGGCGGCGAGCTCGCGGACATCCAGCGCCAGCTCCCGGAGGAGTTCGAGCCGCTCTTCAACAAGCGGAGCTAACGGAGCTAAAACGCGGAGCCAGGAGCCCCTCGGGGTAGGAACTTACGCGCATTTCCCGTACAGTCCCTTACAGGAGCCTTTACCGGGAGTGGGAGCAAACTGGGCCAGTATGCGGCTCTCCGAGCTCGATAAGCTCTCGATAAGAGAGCCGGGCAAGGAAGATCAGGCAAGAGTAGATAGAAGCGCAGAAGATAGAACCGCAGAGCAAAGAAGAGCAGAAGAAGAGCAGAGGAAGAACCACATTGAGCGTAATGACCATCACCCAGATAGCCTCCACCGTCTCCAGCATTCTGGTGGGCTTCATCTTCGCCTACCTGTACTGGCGGCTCGTGAAGCTCCAGAGATACACCATAGACGAGCAGCGGGAGCAGAGGATCTCCGGCGGGCGGCCCCAGATCATCGTCGAGGCCGATTACCGGAGGCTGCCGGAGATAGACCTCGTCGTGCGCAACGTCGGCGGCGGTCCGGCGAAGAACATAGGCTTCGACTTTTCGGCGAACATAAAGAGCTCGACCGGGTTCGTCCTGACCGACCTCTTCTACCTCAGGGACGGCATGGACTTCCTTGCGCCGGGCGGGGAGATCCGGTGCCTCTGGGACGACATGCACTCTCTCGAGGAGACGCTCAAGGAGGAAGGCCTCCAGCACGGTATCCGGGTAAGGACCTTCTACGAGGGCATGAACGGGGATGACTACGACGAGAGCTACGGCATAAACCCGCTCCTCTACCAGGGCATCCGCAACGCCACCCGCCGGGACATGGACGATCTCGTCGAGGTCCTGGAAGAGCGGCTGCCGGGCGGCACGGGCGACCAGTCCCCGGACAGCGCGGAGGAGTTCGAGCAGCAGCGGGACGAAGGAGAGCACTCAGACCAAGAAGACCAAGAAGGTCAAGAGGGGCAAGACGGTCAGGAGCAGCAGCCGGACGGTGAGCAGAGGCCCCAGGGCCGAAAAGAAGGGCATGACGGGAGCAGTACATACGGCTCCTGGGCCGCCCGCACCACGCCGGACTGGGCCTCTTCCGACGCCGCCTCCGAACCCACTAACAATCAGTAAAGCATCAGTAAACGATCAGCCAAGCCCAGGGTACCTGGAGTAGAAGGAGAGATGGCGATGGCACTTACGGAGTTCAGCGAGCACCAGACACAGCAGATGCTACAGGCGGTTCGCGGTTGGCTGGGCCGTCAGCAGGAGGCACAGGGAGGCCAGTCGTCGGGGGGCGGCTACGTGAAGCTAGACGCTGACACCGTAGAGAGCCTGGGGAGCGACTTCGGCCTCGACAAGCCCTCTTCCCACAGGCTGCTAATAGACCTGGTGGAAGAAGGCTATCTGGACGCGGAGTGTCATACCTCAGGCTCGGAGGTGACCCCGCTGCGCCACGCGGAGGTAAGAGGGCTGACCGACAAGGCCGCCGGAGAGCTCTCCTAGCCCGAGAGCCCGGTAGGTACACCCGGTTTCATCCGGGCCATTCGCATCATCCACGCTATTCACGTCCGTTTACAGGGAGGAGGCCGCTAATGGCCGACCGGAGCAAGAGGGAGCGGAAGTTGATCTCGCTCATGATCAACGACTTTGAGGCCGCCGAGCTTAGTGAGGCGCGGATGAGCGAGCTGACCTCCGAGGTCGAAAACCTCTCCGACGAGGAGCTCGGGGACATGCTAACCACCCGGCTCGGGCTGTCCGGCGCGAGCAGCGAGGCGGAGCTAGACGAGGCCCTGGATAACGTATCGGAGCCGGAGTTGATCTCCGGTTCCGGGCTGGACGACTTTACGCGCGCACCGGACATGAGCCACGAGCCACGCCCGGAGGAGCGCGAAGGATAAGGATCACCCGGCCCGGGGCGCGTGTAGACGGCCGATCAAACCTCCCGTAAAGTCCCACAAAGCTCGACAAAGTCCCGGAAAGAGCCCGGCAGCACAGATAAGCCCACTCCGTCAGGATGTGCCACCGCCAGGGAATGTTCAGACTGGGCTTCCCGTGCCTCCGGAGCAGCCGTTACCGGAGAGCGGAGCCGTCTGGCTAATACGGAACTGCTCGACGAATTGATCGAGTCGGGGGTCGCCAGCCTCTTCGAGACGGAGTTGGTTTCTCCAGGCGGTCACGGTCACCGGGGCGGGCTGATCCGGATACGGGCTTACGAGCACATACTCCTCGTCCGAGTAAGAGCGCAGGGTATCCACCTGCCGCTGCGGGAGATCCGGCCCGTAGGTGATCCAGACCGCGCCGTGATCCAG is from Rubrobacter aplysinae and encodes:
- a CDS encoding DUF2267 domain-containing protein; translation: MQYQEFVNRVNEQIQTRAPGDAELAIQATLSTLGERISGGEAENLAAQLPAELQTQLESGNQSEEAEPFSLDEFYLRVAEREGVSSPDAAVEHASTVMEQLTRAVTGGELADIQRQLPEEFEPLFNKRS